Proteins encoded within one genomic window of Haladaptatus sp. QDMS2:
- a CDS encoding SLC13 family permease yields the protein MAIPPPSTGVLVVFALIVVTVVLFITERLPADITAIALLVTMVVLQPWTQISAQEAISGFSNAATITIVAMYILSAGIEETGLVQQLGSRVGEYTAGSQTKLLAATIGLTGPVAGFINNTPVVAVFIPMVTDLADQSRISPSKLLIPLSYAAMLGGTLTLIGTATNILASDISADLIGHPFSMFEFTPLGILVLLVGALYLMTVGQYLLPERILAADLTDEFELEDYLVKVTVSQNSPLVGQTISDALSERVYDVDVIQIVRGERLYLAEDTDQEIEVRDVLTVRGDENAISAFAAGESLRILRKAPVTELELAPMDGPGTLVETIIPAESSLIGQNLATARLRERYAVTVLAIRRGEEIFHDHLSGPTLQEGDGFLLHATDEAVEILEERGELLITELAHSSRLTEPEPLDRRQVGLALGIIAAVVAVAALNLLPIVIAALGGVVAMVVTDVIRPSEAYDAVNWEVIFLLAGIIPLGLAMQETGGATFLGSIIVEYGGVLPAIVVLALFYLLTGLLADVITPVASVVLTMPIAVDAALRIGAEPFAFVLAVTFAASTAFMTPVGYQTNLMVYSPGGYRFIDYVKIGAPLQLLLTVVTTLGIAALWGV from the coding sequence ATGGCAATTCCGCCCCCGTCCACTGGTGTGCTCGTGGTGTTCGCGCTCATCGTCGTCACGGTGGTGCTGTTCATTACCGAGCGCCTCCCCGCGGACATCACGGCCATCGCCCTGCTGGTCACGATGGTCGTCCTCCAGCCGTGGACGCAAATCTCCGCACAGGAAGCGATCTCTGGGTTCTCGAACGCGGCGACCATCACCATCGTCGCGATGTACATCCTCAGTGCGGGTATCGAAGAGACTGGCCTCGTCCAGCAACTGGGAAGTCGGGTCGGCGAGTACACCGCCGGCAGTCAAACGAAACTCCTCGCGGCGACCATCGGCCTCACTGGCCCAGTTGCGGGCTTCATCAACAACACGCCGGTCGTGGCCGTGTTCATCCCGATGGTGACCGACCTCGCAGACCAGAGTCGCATCTCGCCGTCGAAACTCCTGATTCCGCTCTCCTACGCCGCGATGCTCGGGGGCACGCTCACGCTCATCGGCACGGCGACCAACATCCTCGCCTCCGACATCTCCGCGGACCTCATCGGCCACCCCTTCTCGATGTTCGAGTTCACGCCCCTCGGCATCCTCGTCCTCCTCGTCGGCGCACTCTACCTGATGACCGTCGGTCAGTACCTCCTGCCAGAGCGCATCCTCGCGGCGGACCTCACCGACGAGTTCGAACTGGAAGACTACCTGGTGAAGGTGACCGTCAGCCAGAACTCCCCGCTCGTCGGCCAGACAATCAGTGACGCGCTTTCAGAGCGCGTCTACGACGTGGACGTCATCCAGATTGTCCGCGGCGAGCGCCTCTACCTCGCCGAAGACACCGACCAGGAAATCGAGGTCAGAGACGTACTCACGGTTCGCGGTGACGAGAATGCCATTAGCGCCTTCGCCGCGGGAGAGTCGCTGCGCATCCTTCGCAAGGCCCCGGTGACGGAACTCGAACTCGCGCCGATGGACGGGCCGGGCACGCTCGTCGAAACCATCATCCCAGCTGAATCCTCGCTCATCGGGCAGAATCTCGCGACGGCCCGACTCCGCGAACGCTACGCGGTGACCGTGCTCGCCATCCGTCGCGGTGAAGAAATCTTCCACGACCACCTCTCGGGGCCGACGCTGCAGGAGGGTGACGGCTTCCTGCTCCACGCGACCGACGAGGCTGTCGAAATCCTCGAAGAACGCGGCGAACTGCTCATCACGGAACTCGCCCACTCCAGTCGCCTCACCGAACCGGAACCGCTTGACCGCAGACAGGTCGGCCTCGCCCTCGGCATCATCGCGGCCGTCGTGGCCGTGGCGGCGTTGAATCTACTCCCCATCGTCATCGCGGCGCTCGGCGGTGTCGTGGCGATGGTCGTGACCGACGTGATTCGCCCCTCGGAGGCGTACGACGCCGTCAACTGGGAGGTCATCTTCCTGCTCGCGGGCATCATCCCGCTCGGACTCGCGATGCAGGAGACGGGCGGGGCGACGTTCCTCGGGAGCATCATCGTCGAGTACGGCGGCGTGTTGCCCGCAATCGTCGTGCTCGCGCTGTTCTACCTCCTGACTGGGCTGCTCGCAGACGTCATCACGCCCGTCGCGAGCGTGGTCCTGACTATGCCAATCGCCGTGGACGCAGCGCTTAGAATTGGCGCGGAACCGTTCGCGTTCGTCCTCGCGGTGACGTTCGCCGCCTCGACGGCGTTCATGACGCCCGTTGGCTACCAGACCAACCTGATGGTGTACTCGCCGGGTGGCTACCGGTTTATTGACTACGTGAAAATCGGCGCTCCCCTGCAGTTGTTGCTCACGGTCGTGACGACGCTCGGAATCGCGGCCCTGTGGGGCGTTTGA
- a CDS encoding proteasome subunit beta produces the protein MRDPMFGSEFSRNLDRFAPQDTNPYASSFGPVPDFDASKIDNDMVNSTGTTTIGLTTTDGVIIATDMRASLGGRFVSNKDVQKVEQIHPRGALTLVGSVGGAQALIRALRAEANLYQSRRGEEMSMQALSTLAGHMCRGLPTTPILGGVDDEGHHVYSIDPAGGVMKDDYTVTGSGLTVAYGTLERLYEPGLSNEEAIGVAAAGVKAAVERDTGSGNGVYIAEITQEGVDIHGHKDFDEVL, from the coding sequence ATGCGAGACCCAATGTTTGGCTCGGAGTTCTCTCGGAACCTGGACCGCTTTGCCCCCCAGGACACGAACCCATACGCGTCCTCCTTCGGTCCGGTTCCCGATTTCGATGCCAGTAAAATCGACAACGACATGGTCAACAGCACCGGGACGACGACCATCGGCCTCACGACGACAGACGGCGTCATCATTGCAACCGACATGCGCGCCTCCCTTGGCGGCCGGTTCGTCTCCAACAAAGACGTCCAGAAGGTAGAGCAGATTCACCCACGGGGGGCACTCACGCTCGTCGGCTCTGTCGGCGGTGCGCAGGCGCTCATCCGGGCACTTCGCGCAGAGGCGAATCTCTACCAGTCGCGTCGCGGCGAGGAAATGTCGATGCAGGCACTCTCCACACTCGCCGGTCACATGTGCCGCGGCCTCCCGACGACGCCAATCCTCGGCGGCGTCGACGACGAAGGCCACCACGTCTACAGCATCGACCCAGCCGGCGGCGTCATGAAAGACGACTACACGGTCACCGGCTCCGGTCTGACCGTCGCCTACGGGACCCTCGAACGCCTCTACGAACCGGGACTCTCGAACGAAGAAGCAATCGGCGTCGCCGCAGCAGGTGTGAAAGCTGCCGTCGAACGCGACACCGGCTCCGGCAACGGCGTCTACATCGCCGAGATTACCCAGGAGGGCGTCGACATCCACGGGCACAAGGACTTCGACGAGGTCCTCTAA
- a CDS encoding DUF555 domain-containing protein, whose product MSDYLVAMEAAWLVRDVQQIDDAIGVAVSEAGKRLNQKNMDYVEVEVGVTGCPACDEPFDSAFVAANTALVGLLLEMKVFNADSVEHAQRIAKSEVGGALRDVPLNVIETFELDTEDEQ is encoded by the coding sequence ATGAGCGATTATTTGGTCGCGATGGAAGCAGCCTGGTTGGTCAGAGACGTCCAGCAGATCGACGACGCCATCGGCGTCGCGGTCAGCGAAGCCGGTAAGCGACTGAACCAGAAGAACATGGACTACGTCGAGGTCGAGGTCGGCGTGACCGGGTGTCCGGCCTGTGACGAGCCGTTCGATTCGGCGTTCGTCGCCGCGAACACGGCACTCGTCGGACTCCTCCTCGAGATGAAGGTGTTCAACGCGGACAGCGTCGAACACGCCCAGCGCATCGCCAAAAGCGAAGTCGGCGGTGCCCTCCGCGACGTTCCACTCAACGTCATCGAGACGTTCGAACTGGATACCGAAGACGAACAGTAA
- a CDS encoding CBS domain-containing protein — MELPTPADLRERRTGLGLTQSELANRAGVSQPLIARIEGGDVDPRLSTLRRIVNALQEAEGGILRAADLMHEDVISIGPDDSVRNAIERMIEAGFSQLPVIRDGYPVGLISNSDIRKFGDTDNAADLPVSEVMRESITTVTPDATLDEIDNHLNHHDAVIVIDSGQMVGIVTEADIAAHLS; from the coding sequence ATGGAACTGCCGACCCCAGCGGACCTCCGGGAACGACGCACCGGACTGGGCCTCACGCAAAGCGAACTCGCGAACCGGGCCGGGGTGTCACAGCCACTCATCGCGCGCATCGAAGGCGGGGACGTAGACCCTCGCCTCTCGACCCTGCGTCGCATCGTCAACGCCCTGCAGGAAGCAGAGGGTGGCATCCTCCGTGCGGCGGACCTGATGCACGAGGACGTCATCAGCATCGGCCCCGACGACAGCGTCCGCAACGCGATCGAACGCATGATCGAAGCCGGCTTCTCACAGCTGCCCGTCATTCGCGACGGCTACCCGGTTGGCCTCATCAGCAACTCCGACATCCGCAAGTTCGGCGACACCGATAATGCCGCAGACCTCCCCGTCTCCGAGGTCATGCGCGAGTCCATCACCACCGTGACGCCGGACGCGACGCTCGACGAAATCGACAACCACCTCAACCACCACGACGCCGTCATCGTCATCGACTCCGGGCAGATGGTCGGCATCGTCACCGAAGCCGACATCGCCGCTCACCTGAGCTAA
- a CDS encoding alpha/beta fold hydrolase: protein MATDASLLPSVPSLSSEFRDVNGVQLHIVTAGPEDGPHVLLLHGFPDFWYGWREQIPALVDAGYRVLVPDQRGYNLSEKPRGSRQYVVSELVADAMALVRSAGADAAHVVGHDWGGGVAWELAARHPESVETLSIINAPHPRVFAMSWLTNPRQLARSWYIFAFLLPGLPEHALVRRGQENLGRILISSANPESVHPDALDHYHEAWSRPRALTAMLNWYRAMPLEGGLPSQASIRPPTLLCWGEQDIALDPELATESLQYCVDGDLRRFPSGSHWVHWDDPAGVNEALLAHLGKERA, encoded by the coding sequence ATGGCTACAGATGCCTCGCTGCTCCCATCGGTTCCCTCCCTCTCCTCCGAGTTCCGCGACGTAAACGGCGTCCAGTTGCACATCGTCACCGCCGGACCGGAAGACGGCCCGCACGTTCTCCTCCTCCACGGCTTTCCCGACTTCTGGTACGGGTGGCGCGAACAGATTCCTGCGCTCGTCGATGCCGGCTACCGCGTCCTCGTTCCCGACCAGCGCGGGTACAATTTGAGCGAAAAACCCCGCGGGTCCCGCCAGTACGTCGTCTCCGAACTCGTCGCCGACGCGATGGCGCTTGTTCGCTCTGCGGGCGCGGACGCGGCCCACGTCGTCGGCCACGACTGGGGCGGTGGCGTCGCCTGGGAACTCGCCGCCCGCCATCCAGAGTCCGTAGAGACCCTCTCGATTATCAACGCGCCCCATCCACGGGTGTTCGCGATGTCGTGGCTCACGAACCCGCGCCAGTTGGCCCGAAGTTGGTACATCTTCGCCTTCCTCCTCCCGGGCCTCCCGGAGCATGCGCTGGTGCGTCGCGGCCAGGAGAACCTCGGACGCATTCTCATCAGCAGTGCGAATCCCGAATCCGTCCATCCAGACGCCCTCGACCACTATCACGAGGCGTGGAGTAGACCACGGGCGCTCACGGCGATGTTGAACTGGTATCGGGCGATGCCTCTAGAGGGCGGTCTTCCTTCACAGGCGTCGATTCGGCCGCCGACCCTTCTTTGCTGGGGTGAGCAGGACATCGCGCTGGACCCGGAATTAGCGACAGAAAGCCTCCAGTACTGCGTCGATGGCGACCTGCGGCGGTTCCCGTCGGGGAGCCACTGGGTCCACTGGGACGACCCTGCAGGTGTAAACGAGGCGCTGCTCGCCCACCTGGGAAAAGAGCGCGCTTAG
- the purM gene encoding phosphoribosylformylglycinamidine cyclo-ligase → MTDEDDDQLTYSKAGVDIDASEQATAALIGAVGDMAGDYAGVVDIGDRYLGLATDGVGTKLLVAEVLGDYSTIGIDCMAMNANDLVAAGIEPVAFVDYLAIDVPDDEIAEQIGRGLAEGAKQAGVALVGGETAVMPDVIKGLDLAGTCAGLASKDAMFPGEAEVGDALVGFPSSGVHSNGLTLARTAATRRHDYADPFPGDESKSVGEVLLTPTRIYADILPALRENHTHAAAHVTGGGWTNLTRMGDHHYEITDDFDPQPVFEFIQKEGKVADEEMYKTFNMGTGFVVALAEEDAETLVEATEDGRIIGHVEAGEGTVSIRGLTLD, encoded by the coding sequence ATGACCGACGAGGACGACGACCAACTCACGTACTCGAAGGCGGGCGTGGACATCGACGCGAGCGAACAGGCGACAGCGGCCCTCATCGGCGCAGTGGGCGACATGGCCGGCGACTACGCCGGCGTCGTCGACATCGGCGACCGCTATCTCGGCCTCGCCACTGACGGCGTAGGGACGAAACTCCTCGTCGCGGAGGTGCTCGGCGATTACTCCACCATCGGCATCGACTGCATGGCCATGAACGCGAACGACCTCGTGGCCGCGGGCATCGAACCCGTCGCATTCGTCGATTATCTCGCCATCGACGTGCCCGACGACGAGATTGCAGAACAGATCGGACGCGGCCTCGCCGAAGGCGCGAAACAGGCGGGCGTGGCGCTCGTCGGCGGCGAAACCGCCGTGATGCCCGACGTCATCAAGGGCCTGGACCTCGCCGGAACCTGCGCCGGCCTCGCATCGAAAGACGCGATGTTCCCCGGCGAAGCCGAAGTCGGCGACGCGCTCGTCGGCTTCCCCTCCTCGGGCGTCCACTCGAACGGACTCACCCTCGCCCGGACGGCGGCGACCCGCCGCCACGACTACGCGGACCCCTTCCCCGGCGACGAATCGAAGTCCGTGGGCGAGGTTCTGCTCACGCCGACGCGCATCTACGCCGACATCCTCCCCGCACTTCGCGAGAACCACACCCACGCCGCGGCCCACGTCACCGGTGGCGGGTGGACGAACCTGACGCGGATGGGTGACCACCACTACGAAATCACGGACGATTTCGACCCACAGCCGGTGTTCGAATTCATCCAGAAGGAGGGCAAGGTCGCAGACGAAGAAATGTACAAGACGTTCAACATGGGGACTGGATTCGTCGTCGCGCTCGCCGAGGAAGACGCAGAAACCCTCGTCGAAGCCACCGAGGACGGCCGCATCATCGGCCACGTCGAAGCGGGTGAGGGAACCGTCTCGATTCGCGGACTGACGCTCGACTAG
- a CDS encoding metalloprotease: MKFSTKEVQDLVVAWIALGVAFTFFLAGPGIVQSPQLLVVIGVSMLTVGIGFLLHELAHKVTAIRFGQVAEFRADYGMLLLAVGAGLAGFLFAAPGAVYHGGRNITKRENGLIALAGPVTNLLLAAVFAPLAFGLSGALGYVGQLGLTINLLLAGFNMLPFGPLDGKSVFRWSKIVFIVFFLPSAALALLALFRFGLT, encoded by the coding sequence ATGAAATTCAGCACGAAAGAAGTCCAGGACCTCGTCGTCGCATGGATCGCCCTCGGCGTGGCGTTTACGTTCTTCCTCGCAGGGCCGGGAATCGTCCAGTCGCCACAACTGCTGGTCGTCATTGGGGTGAGCATGCTGACCGTGGGCATCGGCTTCCTGCTCCACGAACTCGCCCACAAGGTGACGGCCATTCGGTTCGGGCAGGTCGCCGAGTTCCGTGCCGATTACGGGATGCTCTTGCTCGCGGTGGGCGCGGGCCTCGCGGGCTTCCTGTTCGCCGCGCCGGGTGCGGTGTATCACGGCGGGCGAAACATCACGAAACGCGAAAACGGCCTCATCGCGCTCGCCGGGCCGGTGACGAACCTCCTGCTCGCGGCAGTGTTCGCCCCGCTCGCCTTCGGTCTCTCGGGCGCGCTCGGCTACGTCGGCCAACTCGGCCTGACCATCAACCTCCTGCTTGCGGGGTTCAACATGCTGCCCTTCGGTCCACTCGACGGCAAGAGCGTCTTTCGCTGGAGCAAAATCGTCTTCATCGTGTTCTTCCTGCCGAGTGCTGCGCTCGCGCTCCTCGCGCTGTTCCGCTTTGGCCTGACCTGA
- a CDS encoding TraB/GumN family protein, with product MSETAESAPTEGSVRVVGTAHVSADSVDEVREVIDEERPDVVAVELDEGRYRQLKGETPDDLDASDLLHGNTVFQFLAYWLLSYIQTRMGERFDIKPGADMMAAVETAESLGINVALVDRDIQVTIQRFWARMTFFEKLKMLWQLTIGLAGFGEEADDIDMNDLTNADVVSAMMAEFRRFSPGGAEALIDERDAFIAHRLVALRQQGFDVVAIVGAGHREGILGYLENPGTLPPMESLVGTQKKRFSVYKLFGYLFTLGFLVFFLLLAMAGVRNDFLLELFVAFFLVNGIFSFALAKIAGAHWSSATVGGAVAWMTSINPLLAPGWFAGYVELRYTSVNISDIGKLNEILADEESPLGDLWDRMRAVPLFRLILIVAMTNIGSMIASGLFAFVILPYMAADVGGIDGVVQLMVQGAQNSADLIVRQFT from the coding sequence ATGAGTGAGACCGCGGAGTCGGCTCCCACGGAGGGCAGCGTGCGCGTCGTGGGGACCGCCCACGTCTCCGCCGACAGCGTAGACGAAGTTCGGGAGGTCATCGACGAGGAGCGACCCGACGTGGTCGCCGTCGAACTCGACGAGGGACGCTATCGCCAGCTCAAGGGCGAAACGCCCGACGACCTGGACGCGAGCGACCTCCTGCACGGCAACACGGTGTTTCAATTTCTCGCCTACTGGCTCCTTTCGTACATTCAGACCCGGATGGGCGAACGCTTCGACATCAAGCCCGGCGCGGACATGATGGCCGCAGTCGAGACGGCGGAGTCGCTGGGCATCAACGTCGCGCTCGTCGACCGCGACATCCAGGTCACCATCCAGCGCTTCTGGGCGCGGATGACCTTCTTCGAGAAACTAAAGATGCTCTGGCAGTTGACTATCGGGCTCGCCGGCTTCGGCGAGGAAGCGGACGACATCGACATGAACGACCTGACGAACGCGGACGTCGTCTCCGCGATGATGGCCGAGTTCCGCCGGTTCTCGCCGGGCGGGGCCGAGGCGCTCATCGACGAGCGCGACGCCTTCATCGCTCACCGCCTCGTGGCCCTTCGCCAGCAGGGCTTCGACGTGGTCGCAATCGTCGGCGCGGGCCACCGCGAAGGCATCCTCGGCTACCTCGAAAATCCGGGAACGCTTCCACCGATGGAGAGCCTCGTCGGAACCCAGAAGAAGCGATTCTCGGTCTACAAGCTGTTCGGCTACCTGTTCACCCTCGGCTTCCTCGTGTTCTTCCTCCTGCTCGCGATGGCCGGGGTGCGAAACGACTTCCTGCTCGAACTGTTCGTCGCCTTCTTCCTCGTGAACGGCATCTTCTCGTTCGCCCTCGCGAAGATCGCGGGCGCACACTGGTCGAGCGCGACCGTCGGCGGCGCGGTCGCGTGGATGACGAGCATCAACCCGCTGCTCGCTCCTGGGTGGTTCGCCGGCTACGTCGAACTGCGCTACACTTCAGTCAACATCAGCGACATCGGCAAATTGAACGAGATTCTCGCAGACGAGGAGAGTCCACTCGGCGACCTCTGGGACCGGATGCGGGCCGTCCCGCTCTTCAGGCTCATCCTCATCGTGGCGATGACGAACATCGGGAGCATGATTGCGAGCGGACTGTTCGCCTTCGTCATCCTGCCGTACATGGCGGCTGACGTGGGCGGCATCGACGGCGTCGTGCAGTTGATGGTACAGGGCGCACAGAACAGCGCAGACCTCATCGTGAGACAGTTTACATGA
- a CDS encoding ribbon-helix-helix protein, CopG family, with protein MSHDRVTVSLDTDARAALEDLTSRTGVGQSEVVRRALTFYAANFQVATMDTSANLQDYHKMLAGGEHALLDIDFLHCFLDYVEEENGEPDPEFLADADRVSDYHAHEYVGKFDDLGELLEWLSLCGFLTVRRSEENTYHVVYPSEQLRWFMTRFVERSSVNLPFSIEIEEGLTKVLMTETPK; from the coding sequence ATGTCACATGACAGGGTGACAGTTTCGCTGGACACCGACGCCCGGGCGGCGTTAGAGGACTTGACCAGTCGCACCGGTGTGGGACAGAGTGAGGTTGTTCGACGGGCGCTTACCTTCTACGCGGCGAATTTTCAGGTCGCGACGATGGACACGAGTGCGAACCTACAGGATTATCACAAGATGCTCGCTGGTGGTGAACACGCGCTGCTCGACATCGACTTCCTGCACTGCTTTCTCGACTACGTCGAGGAAGAAAACGGAGAACCCGACCCAGAGTTTCTCGCAGACGCAGACAGGGTCTCAGATTACCACGCCCACGAATACGTGGGAAAGTTCGACGACCTCGGCGAACTGCTCGAATGGCTGTCGCTCTGTGGATTTCTCACGGTACGTCGCAGCGAAGAGAACACCTACCACGTCGTCTACCCATCCGAACAGCTCCGTTGGTTCATGACACGGTTCGTCGAACGGAGCAGCGTCAACCTCCCGTTCTCCATCGAGATAGAGGAGGGACTGACCAAAGTACTGATGACAGAAACACCCAAGTGA
- a CDS encoding acyl-CoA thioesterase yields the protein MPTLMETYIENRELILPNHTNNYEIAHGGNVMKWMDEVGAMSAMRFAGETCVTARMDQVNFHRPIPLGETALIRAYVYKAGRTSVRVRLRAYREDPLTGETELTTESFFVYVAIDDHHTPTEVPKLEVATTDGERLLEEALNAEAEMNAST from the coding sequence ATGCCCACGTTGATGGAAACCTACATCGAGAATCGCGAACTCATCCTCCCGAACCACACCAACAACTACGAAATCGCCCACGGGGGGAACGTCATGAAGTGGATGGACGAAGTCGGCGCGATGTCCGCGATGCGCTTCGCCGGCGAAACGTGCGTTACCGCCCGCATGGACCAGGTGAACTTCCACCGGCCGATTCCCCTCGGCGAAACCGCGCTCATCCGCGCCTACGTTTACAAGGCCGGGCGAACCAGCGTCCGGGTCCGCCTTCGGGCCTACCGGGAAGACCCCCTCACCGGCGAGACGGAACTCACCACAGAGTCGTTCTTCGTCTACGTCGCCATCGACGACCACCATACGCCGACGGAAGTGCCGAAACTGGAGGTAGCGACCACGGATGGCGAACGCCTGCTCGAAGAGGCGCTCAACGCCGAAGCCGAGATGAACGCGAGCACCTAG
- a CDS encoding class I SAM-dependent methyltransferase, whose amino-acid sequence MGFHTYDVDRADALEDDSRYRYVSVEELLGMIDPSSKMVVADLGSGTGFYTDHVAPYVGKVYAVDVQEAMHDIYREKGAPKNVEFVTAEIADLPFDDELLDVAFSTMTYHEFADDAALAEVHRVLRPDGKFVVADWSASGEGTDGPPVGERYSLADAKEHLEAAGFDLPFASERIETFVFVATKKKKN is encoded by the coding sequence ATGGGGTTTCACACCTACGACGTAGACCGCGCTGACGCGCTCGAAGACGACTCGCGCTATCGATACGTCTCGGTCGAGGAACTGCTCGGCATGATCGACCCGAGTTCGAAGATGGTCGTCGCCGACCTCGGCAGCGGCACCGGCTTCTACACCGACCACGTCGCGCCCTACGTCGGGAAGGTGTACGCCGTGGACGTCCAGGAGGCGATGCACGACATCTACCGTGAGAAAGGTGCGCCGAAAAACGTGGAGTTCGTCACGGCTGAAATCGCGGACCTGCCGTTCGACGACGAACTGCTCGACGTGGCGTTCTCGACGATGACCTACCACGAGTTCGCAGACGACGCGGCGCTCGCGGAAGTTCACCGCGTGCTCCGCCCCGACGGGAAGTTCGTCGTCGCAGACTGGAGCGCGAGCGGGGAGGGCACAGACGGCCCGCCGGTCGGCGAGCGCTACTCGCTCGCCGACGCGAAGGAACACCTCGAAGCCGCCGGATTCGACCTCCCGTTCGCGAGTGAGCGAATCGAGACGTTCGTGTTCGTCGCGACGAAGAAAAAGAAGAACTAG
- a CDS encoding LLM class flavin-dependent oxidoreductase — MQIGTGLFTCQHRPDDDRSRRDLYQELLTLGRAIEDAGLASAWVSEHHFTDDGYLSGTMPALGALAATTESIDIGTCIALAPLYDSVRLAEDAATVSLLSGGRLSLGMAVGYVDDEFDRFGVPKEERTARLEDAVRVLRGAWSEGPLDFEPEFHDAPADTLVTPKPESQPPILLGGKAKPAVRRAARIADGWIAPSSLSIDGVRVRQQDIHEIREKEGIDGEFTTYLIQHGFVADSKEEAWETMKDGYLYLQRKYAEWGSGESIPELPAARVEKLKAQAIFGTPADVIDQLEPYREALGDDVHFIFRTYYPGIGTDAMVECVERLGDEVVPHFA; from the coding sequence ATGCAGATTGGCACGGGCCTGTTCACCTGCCAGCACCGCCCCGACGACGACCGGTCTCGACGCGACCTCTATCAGGAGCTGCTCACGCTCGGACGCGCCATCGAGGACGCGGGTCTCGCGAGCGCGTGGGTCTCGGAACACCATTTCACCGACGACGGGTACCTCTCAGGAACGATGCCAGCGCTCGGCGCGCTCGCTGCAACCACCGAATCCATCGACATCGGAACCTGCATTGCCCTCGCGCCGCTCTACGACTCGGTTCGACTCGCGGAAGACGCGGCCACCGTCTCGCTGCTTTCTGGCGGTCGTCTCTCGCTCGGGATGGCCGTCGGCTACGTAGACGACGAGTTCGACCGCTTTGGCGTACCGAAAGAAGAGCGGACCGCCCGCCTCGAAGACGCCGTTCGGGTCCTGCGCGGGGCGTGGTCCGAGGGGCCACTCGACTTCGAGCCGGAATTTCACGATGCGCCCGCCGATACGCTGGTGACGCCGAAACCGGAATCCCAACCGCCCATCTTGCTCGGCGGGAAGGCGAAACCGGCCGTCAGGCGAGCGGCGCGCATCGCCGACGGCTGGATTGCCCCCTCCTCGCTCTCCATCGACGGAGTGCGCGTCCGTCAGCAGGACATCCACGAAATCCGTGAGAAAGAGGGGATTGATGGCGAGTTCACGACCTACCTCATCCAGCACGGGTTCGTCGCCGACTCGAAAGAAGAAGCGTGGGAGACGATGAAAGACGGCTACCTCTACCTCCAGCGCAAGTACGCCGAATGGGGGTCCGGGGAGTCCATTCCAGAACTGCCAGCAGCCCGCGTAGAGAAACTCAAAGCACAGGCCATCTTCGGCACGCCCGCGGACGTGATAGACCAGCTCGAACCGTACCGCGAGGCGCTCGGCGACGACGTGCACTTTATCTTCCGAACGTACTATCCCGGCATCGGGACCGACGCGATGGTCGAGTGCGTAGAGCGCCTCGGGGACGAGGTCGTGCCCCACTTCGCCTGA
- a CDS encoding GNAT family N-acetyltransferase — protein sequence MTVRAAMPDDTEGILAVAQASWETDYPTILSRETVSAGVADWYDPATIRGELERTDTVMLVKTDDGAVEGFVHALWNHDEGDILRLYVHPDARRSGVGTALLQSAVNELFDRGVDLVRAMVLKDNNLGNSFYEDYGFSLESESETYIGGEPYPESVYVLHRH from the coding sequence ATGACAGTACGGGCGGCGATGCCGGACGACACCGAGGGGATACTGGCAGTCGCACAGGCCTCCTGGGAGACGGATTATCCGACGATTCTGAGCCGTGAGACGGTCAGCGCAGGCGTGGCCGACTGGTACGACCCCGCCACCATCAGGGGCGAACTGGAGCGGACAGATACGGTGATGCTGGTGAAGACGGACGACGGGGCGGTCGAAGGCTTCGTCCACGCGCTCTGGAACCACGACGAGGGTGACATCCTCCGGCTGTACGTTCATCCTGACGCCCGCCGGAGCGGCGTGGGCACGGCCCTCCTCCAGAGCGCCGTCAACGAACTGTTCGACCGAGGGGTGGACCTCGTGCGAGCGATGGTGCTCAAGGACAACAACCTCGGAAACTCGTTCTACGAAGATTACGGCTTCAGCCTCGAAAGCGAGAGCGAGACGTACATCGGCGGGGAGCCGTACCCCGAATCCGTCTACGTCCTCCACCGCCACTGA